A genomic segment from Thermincola ferriacetica encodes:
- a CDS encoding EAL domain-containing protein yields the protein MLIGRKLGISSVRSAIFLAILIMLGIAGNIGGFPLVPGVNLLFGSIAVLLVIGLYGVFWGVVAATVSYGSVFFWLREFCPLIIGILEAVFVGIYFRRKNENLVLADGLFWFFLGLPLGWLVNYFLLHLNLDEVLVVTLKFGVNGIFNALVASLILNHLPLSRWVFNSEEKGKVSFYQTVFNLLMAFILIPALIFTAVNNNRQQRQFTAGNKIHITGEAKEIVAHLITWRYEHLHALNSLGKIALQSNMQPTKELQKATEQIKDSFTYFDRVHVDNIEATAITFAPYRENGKLSLGANFADRQHYKDMRATLKPVISDVLLARVGNAKPVVIMGIPIVQKDKLRGFVAGALNLGYISDLLITTRHSDEMDITLLDRNNKVIASTRPALRPMQRYKPKLAEKNLPANNVYHWLPPDDGKLTELARWQNSRYVYESSVAPDIPWKLAIEIPFAPYLKEMLHNTTDYLAGMLGFTLVAFLLGSLLSKHLTGPLAKLASVTTDLPCRISNREEIKWPYSPFTEMNSLVVNFRSMAGKLQQNFLELQQARMKAEEEKNKIEAIVAGIGDGISIQDREYRVIYQNKILKELMGEAVGQYCYKAYEGREQVCPGCPVAVSIKQGIIQTVERCPVSKRGLLCVEITSAPLKDAAGKITGAIEVVRDITERKKTEELLRQQSAAMRASMDGMAILNTNGEYTYMNEAHARIYGYANPAQLIGKTWHILYDEEERDRFEKEVLPGLYKQGYIRTEAVGRKADGSFFPQEVSLTLIEGGGTVCVVRDITERKQAEQAIWEEKERAQVTLHSIGDAVITTDGQGIITYLNPVAEVLTGWTNDEACGRPLLEVFNIINETTGQVVENPVTKCLREGNIVGLANHTVLIHRSGRRYAIEDSAAPIKNREGEIIGVVLVFHDVSEKRNMIEQLTHQAYHDPLTDIPNRVLFNDRLNVALAHAKRNNEMLAVMFLDLDRFKLVNDMLGHSIGDRLLQEVAKKLSICLRKGDTIARLGGDEFTLLLPQIKSEKEAAKIAQKILKVFQKPVTLSGHEFYITASIGVALYPSDGEKAEILMKNADTAMYRAKEQGRNTYQLYTPAMNKKIVERMAMENSLRHALERRELVVYYQPLVCIRTGRITGMEALIRWRHKELGLVPPAEFIPLAEETGLIIPIGEWVLRTACAQNKAWQDAGYMPVRVTVNLSAYQFQHQNLVNTVAKTLKQTGLHPQYLELEITESIAMQDVDYTVDVLRKLREMGVQIAIDDFGTGYSSLRYLKRFPINTLKIDRSFVRDIACDPNDAAIVSTIIVLCRNMNLKVIAEGVETEEQLNFLKNQHCYEMQGYFFSQPVPEKEFEELLKRYNMP from the coding sequence ATGTTGATTGGCCGCAAACTGGGGATTTCATCCGTACGGTCTGCAATTTTTCTTGCCATTTTAATAATGCTTGGAATTGCCGGTAATATTGGCGGGTTTCCGTTAGTTCCCGGCGTAAATCTGCTTTTTGGCAGTATCGCCGTGTTATTGGTGATAGGTTTATACGGGGTTTTTTGGGGCGTGGTGGCAGCTACTGTTTCATACGGTTCCGTTTTTTTCTGGCTACGGGAGTTTTGTCCCCTCATTATCGGCATTCTGGAAGCGGTTTTTGTAGGCATTTATTTCCGCCGCAAGAACGAAAATTTAGTATTGGCCGACGGCCTTTTCTGGTTTTTTCTCGGCCTCCCCTTGGGCTGGTTGGTTAATTATTTTTTACTACATTTAAATTTGGATGAAGTTTTGGTGGTTACTCTTAAATTCGGTGTTAACGGTATATTCAACGCCCTGGTGGCCAGTCTGATCCTAAACCACCTGCCGCTTTCCCGATGGGTTTTCAACTCTGAAGAGAAGGGAAAGGTTTCTTTTTATCAGACGGTCTTTAATCTTCTTATGGCCTTTATTTTAATTCCTGCCCTGATATTTACCGCAGTCAACAACAACAGGCAACAACGGCAGTTCACAGCAGGAAACAAAATACATATTACCGGAGAGGCGAAAGAAATTGTAGCTCATTTGATTACCTGGCGCTACGAACATCTGCATGCATTAAACAGTTTGGGAAAGATTGCTCTCCAGTCCAACATGCAGCCTACTAAAGAACTACAGAAGGCCACAGAGCAAATTAAAGACTCTTTTACTTATTTTGACCGTGTGCATGTAGATAATATTGAGGCTACGGCCATAACATTTGCGCCGTATAGGGAGAACGGCAAGCTTTCCCTGGGTGCGAACTTTGCTGACCGTCAGCATTACAAAGATATGCGGGCTACCCTGAAACCTGTGATAAGTGATGTGCTTCTGGCCCGGGTAGGTAACGCCAAGCCGGTAGTTATCATGGGAATTCCGATTGTGCAAAAAGATAAACTTCGCGGTTTTGTTGCAGGGGCTTTAAACCTGGGTTACATTTCTGATTTGCTTATAACAACCAGGCACAGTGACGAAATGGATATTACCCTTCTCGACAGAAATAACAAAGTTATCGCGAGTACCCGGCCGGCATTGCGTCCCATGCAAAGGTACAAACCAAAACTGGCCGAGAAAAATTTACCGGCCAACAATGTTTACCACTGGCTGCCGCCCGATGACGGCAAATTAACGGAACTTGCGAGGTGGCAGAATTCTCGCTATGTTTATGAGAGCTCTGTTGCTCCGGATATTCCCTGGAAATTAGCAATAGAAATACCGTTTGCTCCTTATTTAAAAGAAATGCTGCACAATACCACTGATTACTTGGCCGGTATGCTTGGATTTACCCTGGTGGCATTTCTGTTGGGCAGTTTGTTGAGCAAACACCTGACAGGCCCTTTGGCCAAATTGGCTAGTGTCACCACAGACCTGCCCTGTCGGATTTCTAACCGGGAAGAGATAAAATGGCCTTATAGTCCTTTTACTGAAATGAATTCCCTTGTTGTGAACTTTCGGTCCATGGCCGGAAAACTGCAGCAGAATTTCCTGGAATTGCAGCAAGCCAGGATGAAGGCAGAGGAAGAAAAAAACAAAATTGAGGCCATTGTTGCCGGGATCGGGGACGGAATCAGTATTCAGGATAGGGAGTATCGCGTAATTTACCAGAATAAAATTCTTAAAGAACTGATGGGAGAAGCGGTGGGTCAATATTGTTACAAAGCTTACGAGGGCAGAGAACAGGTATGCCCCGGTTGTCCGGTGGCTGTTTCCATAAAACAAGGCATTATCCAAACCGTTGAAAGATGTCCGGTATCAAAAAGAGGTCTGTTGTGTGTCGAGATTACTTCTGCTCCGCTGAAGGATGCTGCCGGTAAAATAACCGGGGCCATTGAAGTCGTGAGAGATATTACTGAGCGGAAAAAAACCGAAGAGCTTCTGCGGCAGCAGTCAGCGGCCATGCGGGCTTCCATGGACGGTATGGCTATCCTCAACACAAACGGGGAATATACTTACATGAACGAAGCCCATGCCAGGATATACGGATATGCTAATCCTGCTCAGCTTATCGGAAAGACATGGCATATTTTATACGATGAAGAAGAAAGGGACAGGTTTGAAAAGGAAGTTTTGCCCGGATTATATAAACAGGGTTATATTCGGACTGAGGCCGTTGGTCGCAAAGCAGACGGTTCCTTTTTCCCCCAGGAGGTATCCCTGACTCTGATAGAAGGAGGCGGCACGGTATGTGTGGTAAGAGATATTACTGAGCGTAAACAGGCTGAACAGGCTATTTGGGAAGAAAAAGAAAGGGCCCAGGTAACCCTCCATTCCATAGGAGATGCCGTAATAACCACTGACGGCCAAGGAATCATTACTTACCTTAACCCTGTGGCTGAGGTTCTTACGGGCTGGACCAACGATGAGGCCTGCGGCCGGCCGCTGCTGGAAGTCTTTAACATAATCAACGAAACAACAGGTCAGGTAGTAGAAAACCCGGTGACAAAATGCCTCCGTGAAGGCAATATTGTAGGCCTGGCTAATCATACGGTATTGATACATAGAAGCGGTAGAAGATATGCTATCGAAGATTCGGCGGCGCCCATTAAAAATAGAGAGGGAGAAATTATAGGTGTTGTTCTGGTTTTCCACGATGTCAGCGAAAAACGTAATATGATAGAACAGCTTACCCACCAGGCTTATCACGATCCTCTAACGGATATCCCCAATAGGGTTTTATTTAATGACCGCCTCAATGTAGCTTTGGCTCATGCCAAACGCAATAATGAAATGCTGGCAGTAATGTTCCTGGATTTGGACAGGTTTAAACTGGTCAACGATATGTTAGGCCATTCTATTGGGGACCGGTTGCTGCAGGAAGTGGCCAAAAAGCTAAGTATCTGCTTACGAAAGGGCGATACTATTGCCCGTTTGGGCGGCGATGAATTTACGCTTTTACTGCCGCAGATCAAAAGTGAAAAAGAAGCAGCCAAAATTGCGCAAAAGATATTAAAGGTTTTCCAAAAACCTGTAACCTTGAGCGGCCATGAGTTTTATATCACCGCCAGTATAGGCGTTGCCTTATATCCCAGTGACGGAGAGAAGGCAGAAATCCTGATGAAAAATGCAGATACGGCTATGTACCGGGCTAAGGAACAGGGACGCAATACGTATCAGTTATATACTCCTGCCATGAACAAAAAAATTGTCGAACGGATGGCTATGGAAAACAGCCTGCGCCATGCTTTGGAGCGCCGGGAATTGGTGGTTTATTATCAACCTTTGGTATGCATCAGGACGGGCCGGATTACGGGAATGGAAGCCCTTATACGTTGGCGGCATAAGGAATTGGGACTTGTTCCTCCGGCAGAATTTATCCCACTGGCCGAGGAAACAGGGTTAATTATTCCCATCGGCGAGTGGGTACTGCGAACTGCCTGCGCCCAAAATAAAGCCTGGCAGGATGCCGGGTATATGCCCGTGCGTGTGACGGTCAACCTGTCCGCCTACCAATTCCAACACCAAAACTTGGTGAATACGGTAGCCAAGACATTAAAACAAACTGGGCTGCATCCGCAATACTTGGAGTTGGAAATAACCGAAAGTATAGCCATGCAGGATGTGGATTATACTGTTGATGTTTTGCGTAAATTAAGGGAAATGGGGGTCCAGATAGCTATTGACGATTTCGGTACAGGATACTCTTCTCTGCGTTACCTGAAACGTTTTCCCATTAATACGCTTAAAATAGACCGTTCTTTTGTCAGGGATATTGCCTGTGACCCTAATGATGCCGCAATTGTTTCCACGATCATAGTTTTGTGTCGGAATATGAACCTGAAAGTGATCGCTGAAGGAGTTGAAACGGAAGAACAACTGAATTTCCTGAAGAATCAGCATTGCTATGAAATGCAGGGCTACTTTTTCAGTCAACCCGTTCCTGAAAAGGAATTTGAAGAGTTGCTGAAAAGGTATAATATGCCATAG
- a CDS encoding FMN-binding glutamate synthase family protein, translating into MKKIWEKVFFSSLAIALGYQGARFLARKIIHDVSTDAISTIMTDLYDENLWEFVSATTKFGPQVIVETNLRSQEGQMIKRPLGSPKKFPSLDQLMFNIGQLHIMPTPLEQPVDTKVVIGKNCKHPLIIDLPIMVSGMAFGAALSEKAKVALAKGASMANTATNTGEGPFLPSERKAAKKLILQYNRGKWNKSDEILKQADAIEIQIGQGATGGTGHKNNVGITDFKLAKGFGVLPAQDAVLHARHAEVSTPSELPKLVQKLKSVAGDIPIGVKFGAGKYLEMDMKWAIDAGVDFITIDGAEAATKGSAPILQDDFGIPTIFAINRAAQFLQKQNCQDRISLIAAGKIRTPGDVLKVLALGADAAYIGAIALFAMSHTQVLKPIPFEPPTQLVYYDGKYADKFDIASGAKNLAKFLKSCNDELIEGIRALGKTSVGEVNKDDLVALDDITAKGVGVPLAYEPCITPNIYNKKIPLSTEGKRHEEG; encoded by the coding sequence ATGAAAAAAATATGGGAAAAAGTGTTTTTCTCGTCTTTAGCAATAGCGCTGGGGTATCAGGGAGCCAGGTTTCTGGCCAGAAAAATTATCCATGATGTAAGCACCGATGCCATAAGTACGATTATGACAGACCTTTATGATGAGAATTTGTGGGAGTTTGTTTCAGCGACAACTAAGTTTGGACCACAGGTTATCGTAGAAACCAATTTACGCTCGCAGGAAGGTCAGATGATCAAACGGCCACTGGGTTCTCCCAAGAAATTTCCAAGCCTCGACCAATTAATGTTTAATATAGGACAGCTTCATATAATGCCTACTCCCCTTGAGCAACCTGTGGATACTAAAGTGGTTATAGGTAAAAACTGCAAACATCCTTTAATTATAGACCTGCCTATCATGGTCTCCGGTATGGCATTTGGTGCAGCCCTTTCGGAAAAAGCCAAAGTAGCCCTGGCTAAAGGAGCCAGCATGGCCAATACAGCAACAAATACAGGCGAGGGGCCTTTTCTGCCAAGCGAAAGAAAAGCAGCCAAAAAGCTAATATTACAGTACAACAGGGGAAAGTGGAATAAGAGTGATGAAATCCTGAAACAGGCCGATGCTATTGAGATTCAAATTGGCCAAGGGGCTACTGGCGGGACAGGGCATAAAAATAACGTTGGAATAACCGACTTTAAACTGGCAAAAGGTTTTGGAGTACTTCCCGCTCAAGATGCTGTACTTCATGCACGGCATGCCGAAGTCAGCACTCCATCGGAGCTTCCCAAACTTGTGCAAAAACTTAAAAGCGTAGCCGGCGATATTCCTATTGGCGTTAAATTTGGCGCCGGTAAGTACCTGGAAATGGATATGAAATGGGCAATCGACGCAGGCGTTGATTTTATCACAATAGACGGCGCCGAAGCAGCCACCAAAGGGTCCGCCCCCATACTACAGGATGACTTTGGCATCCCCACTATTTTTGCCATTAACCGCGCCGCTCAATTTTTGCAAAAACAGAACTGCCAGGACAGGATTTCTCTGATTGCAGCCGGCAAAATCCGGACACCGGGAGACGTACTAAAAGTTTTAGCCTTAGGGGCAGATGCAGCTTATATTGGCGCCATTGCTTTATTTGCCATGTCCCATACTCAGGTATTAAAACCTATCCCCTTTGAGCCGCCCACTCAACTTGTTTATTATGACGGAAAATATGCAGATAAGTTTGACATAGCATCGGGAGCAAAAAACCTGGCTAAATTTCTCAAGTCCTGTAATGATGAACTGATAGAAGGTATCAGGGCACTGGGCAAAACATCTGTCGGTGAAGTCAACAAGGACGACCTGGTAGCGCTGGATGACATTACGGCGAAAGGTGTAGGAGTACCTTTAGCCTATGAGCCATGCATCACGCCAAATATTTATAACAAAAAAATTCCCCTCTCGACTGAGGGGAAAAGACATGAGGAAGGTTAA
- a CDS encoding methylamine methyltransferase corrinoid protein reductive activase, with the protein MKIGIALDLGTSGFRGQAVDLEKRKILATVLTARHPLPGANVMDHLTFAIEVGLDKAHSIIIDTVNQLIDRLGVPRENIVRLAVCGNPIQLSLFEEIEIRDLAYAGERKKKALGIVPPNRDAKVLPADKVRGLALAPNVDVFIPAAVKHEIGADALAMMVKSGLLEKEEIALVTDYGTNAEMALKIGDRIITGSCAAGPALEGQHIEFGMLAAPGAIHDLTEEKVGYRCLVLDSELNSTSGDLVDITSERVIEEGTAPIKGITGTGVIAILYEAMAANLIRLPHIKTPDSRLHLGPRVSFSEHDIVEAGKAIGAIRAGFVTLASEAGIELSDIKTAYMAGASGTYVNAAKALQIGLVPPGAEKIYQVGNTSLAMARDIVLDPERLWELQALARKLRANHCMFAESKVFEKAYLLELSLWGEGMPWEQYRRFSKFYNLPELIKPVQNAKIIKLYERDIPDLGYKGVAYIDSVGYPCCINFPGCTKCGTCIEKCPEKALSFSEDTDSVLVLRPDRCNGTACKRCEQNCPEKVFKFSMISFEAGKPVDN; encoded by the coding sequence TTGAAAATAGGAATAGCCCTTGACTTGGGCACCAGTGGGTTCAGAGGACAGGCCGTTGACCTTGAAAAGAGGAAAATTCTTGCTACTGTTCTTACTGCCCGCCACCCCTTACCCGGGGCCAACGTGATGGATCACCTGACTTTTGCCATTGAAGTCGGGCTAGATAAAGCTCACAGTATTATAATAGATACAGTAAACCAGCTTATTGACAGACTGGGAGTGCCTAGGGAAAACATTGTCCGTTTGGCAGTGTGTGGTAATCCCATTCAACTTTCCCTGTTCGAAGAAATTGAAATCCGGGACCTGGCCTATGCCGGGGAAAGAAAGAAAAAAGCTCTGGGCATTGTACCGCCAAACCGGGATGCCAAAGTTTTACCGGCCGACAAGGTTCGCGGACTGGCCCTGGCTCCAAATGTGGACGTATTTATTCCGGCGGCGGTTAAGCATGAAATTGGCGCTGATGCTCTTGCCATGATGGTAAAGTCAGGATTGCTGGAGAAAGAAGAAATCGCCCTGGTTACTGATTATGGCACCAATGCGGAAATGGCTCTGAAAATAGGTGACCGTATTATAACGGGTTCCTGTGCCGCCGGCCCGGCTCTTGAGGGCCAGCATATTGAATTTGGCATGCTGGCGGCTCCGGGGGCAATACATGACCTTACCGAAGAAAAGGTGGGTTACAGGTGCCTGGTTCTTGACAGTGAGCTGAACAGTACATCCGGCGACCTGGTGGATATTACGTCAGAACGGGTTATCGAGGAGGGAACGGCCCCCATCAAGGGAATTACCGGCACCGGTGTTATTGCCATTCTTTATGAGGCCATGGCAGCAAATCTCATCCGTCTGCCGCACATAAAAACTCCCGATAGCAGGCTTCATCTGGGGCCCCGTGTTTCATTCAGCGAGCACGACATAGTTGAAGCGGGCAAAGCTATTGGGGCAATAAGAGCAGGATTTGTAACGCTGGCCAGTGAAGCCGGTATTGAGCTTTCTGATATTAAGACAGCATACATGGCGGGAGCCTCCGGAACGTACGTAAATGCTGCAAAGGCCCTGCAGATCGGTCTGGTACCCCCGGGGGCGGAAAAAATATATCAGGTGGGGAACACTTCTCTTGCTATGGCCAGAGACATTGTCCTTGATCCTGAACGGCTCTGGGAACTTCAGGCCCTGGCCCGTAAACTGAGGGCCAATCACTGCATGTTTGCAGAATCTAAAGTTTTTGAAAAGGCATACTTACTCGAACTATCTCTCTGGGGCGAAGGGATGCCCTGGGAGCAGTACCGGCGTTTTAGCAAGTTTTATAACCTTCCTGAGTTAATTAAACCTGTTCAGAATGCTAAAATTATCAAACTTTATGAGCGTGATATTCCCGATTTGGGCTACAAGGGAGTTGCTTATATCGATTCTGTAGGCTATCCTTGCTGTATCAATTTCCCCGGGTGTACAAAATGTGGAACATGTATTGAGAAATGCCCGGAAAAGGCTCTTTCCTTCTCGGAAGATACAGATTCGGTATTAGTGCTGCGACCTGACCGTTGCAACGGTACCGCCTGCAAACGCTGTGAACAAAACTGCCCTGAAAAAGTGTTTAAATTTTCCATGATATCTTTTGAAGCCGGTAAGCCGGTTGATAACTAA
- a CDS encoding CobW family GTP-binding protein yields MKVDLINGFLGAGKTTFLINLLETKNPSEKVAVLVNEFGTVGIDGDLLTGHDANVVELPNGCICCTLKADLRNQIREIAEKFKPDRLYIEPTGAATIKNLLGILESLSLEKYIENIRVILVLDAGTFMENMEKNRGFVETQLESAQIILVNKCDKVSPEQLGLIREIIRKTNCSGQVLLTSFGKVLHRDLSEPAVLPETALNNVLSGNIGATGKHLHDLPLKEYGQFSVQSSNLFDVDRLRKFFGRLSDNWYGSVDRAKGIFRVAGSQWVRFDLVSREVSESFLEKEYTFSKLIVIGTDLSKKLLNTEFMNCQKG; encoded by the coding sequence ATGAAGGTAGATTTGATAAACGGATTCCTGGGTGCAGGAAAAACAACGTTTCTGATCAATCTGCTTGAAACGAAAAATCCTTCTGAAAAGGTGGCAGTACTGGTCAATGAATTTGGTACCGTCGGTATAGACGGAGACCTGTTGACAGGGCATGATGCGAATGTAGTTGAACTGCCCAACGGCTGTATCTGCTGTACGCTGAAAGCAGATTTACGTAATCAGATCAGGGAAATAGCCGAAAAGTTCAAACCTGACAGGTTATATATCGAGCCCACAGGAGCAGCGACGATAAAAAACCTGCTGGGCATTCTGGAAAGTCTCAGCCTGGAAAAATATATTGAAAATATCAGGGTGATTCTGGTTTTGGACGCCGGTACTTTTATGGAGAACATGGAAAAAAACCGAGGGTTTGTGGAAACACAACTGGAATCGGCCCAGATAATACTAGTTAACAAATGTGATAAAGTCAGTCCGGAACAACTGGGATTAATCCGCGAAATTATCAGGAAAACAAACTGTTCCGGGCAGGTTCTGCTGACCAGCTTCGGAAAGGTTTTGCATAGAGATTTATCTGAACCGGCTGTACTACCGGAAACGGCCCTAAATAATGTATTGTCCGGTAATATCGGTGCAACCGGTAAACACCTTCATGACCTGCCGTTAAAAGAGTATGGACAGTTCAGTGTTCAGAGCAGCAATCTGTTTGATGTGGACAGGCTGAGGAAATTTTTTGGTCGCTTGAGTGACAATTGGTATGGGTCCGTTGACCGGGCCAAAGGAATATTCCGGGTTGCCGGCAGTCAGTGGGTTCGTTTTGACCTGGTTTCCCGTGAGGTTAGTGAGTCCTTTCTGGAAAAAGAATACACCTTTAGTAAGTTAATTGTTATAGGGACCGATTTGTCGAAGAAATTACTAAATACTGAGTTTATGAATTGCCAAAAAGGCTAA
- a CDS encoding cobalamin B12-binding domain-containing protein, whose protein sequence is MATVANYSNIFVRYDLVGTGDAKGAKLSSKDAALQKVIQCVLEGDSDNIVDAVNEALATKDPMVVINEGLIKGMNEVSRLWDEGEYYLPQAIVASDAMLIGLEICEKKLGKSVEKKGTVVTHTAEGDIHDLGQKIVNALLRANGFEVVDLGKDVPVDEVITAVKKYNPVMVTGTALMTTTMTAFEKISKRLIKEGYKIPFVCGGGAVSNEYVQGYELGVYGKDASQAPGMASDAVNGMDWMQIREKWNS, encoded by the coding sequence ATGGCAACAGTCGCCAATTATTCAAATATTTTTGTTAGGTATGACCTGGTTGGCACTGGGGATGCAAAAGGGGCAAAACTCAGCAGTAAGGACGCCGCGCTCCAGAAAGTGATACAGTGTGTACTGGAAGGTGACAGTGACAATATTGTGGATGCAGTAAATGAAGCGCTTGCAACCAAAGATCCCATGGTTGTTATCAATGAAGGTCTGATCAAGGGCATGAACGAGGTCAGTAGGTTATGGGACGAAGGTGAGTATTATCTGCCTCAGGCCATTGTTGCTTCTGATGCCATGTTGATCGGGCTGGAAATATGTGAAAAGAAACTGGGTAAATCGGTGGAAAAGAAAGGTACTGTTGTTACCCACACTGCTGAGGGCGACATCCATGACCTGGGCCAGAAAATTGTCAATGCTCTGCTGCGGGCCAATGGGTTTGAGGTTGTTGACCTGGGTAAAGACGTGCCGGTTGATGAAGTTATTACCGCCGTTAAGAAATACAATCCCGTTATGGTAACCGGTACCGCTCTGATGACAACTACCATGACGGCCTTTGAAAAGATTTCCAAACGGCTTATCAAGGAAGGCTACAAAATTCCGTTTGTCTGCGGCGGCGGTGCCGTATCCAATGAATATGTCCAGGGTTATGAGCTGGGGGTTTATGGAAAAGATGCGTCTCAGGCGCCGGGGATGGCCAGTGATGCAGTTAACGGTATGGACTGGATGCAGATAAGAGAAAAATGGAATAGCTAA
- the mtaB gene encoding methanol--corrinoid protein co-methyltransferase MtaB codes for MPKFDKMAYASADEMIFGTAKNPVKYGRDFTVGGGYVFPELVPHPRPGTETTKKTLVKEYEKMVTDVLGRCVAIGIPGIQIELEHVYQMTKNPDWGGEIAAATKHLQEEYHRKYGLKSAIRATIADYRKPDEEDIRNCVALENQLKTFETSAAGGADNLSIESVGGKEISDYTIVRQDIRGTLFGIGVLGSRDMEFMWKKIVEIADKYGVTPGGDTDCAQANVAMFMAGGYQDRSVPHTFAALTRAISAARSLVAYEQGAKGPSKDCGYEDVIIKAITGVPIAMEGKASACAHSDLVGNLIAACCDLWSNEAVEYHDMFGGTTVAVFTEILGYDVALMNTAIEMGQAKILRDMMVESDKYRDTHGFILCPQNAYEIGKAIVENNTSYYARARAAAIKAGELMLKDSKLQMSAFEKESLESAMRTLESLPEKEEDFISECADIYKKLIPGFSLANYGL; via the coding sequence ATGCCGAAATTCGACAAAATGGCTTATGCAAGCGCGGATGAAATGATTTTCGGAACAGCCAAAAACCCTGTTAAGTATGGACGTGATTTTACAGTGGGTGGGGGTTATGTTTTTCCTGAGCTGGTGCCTCATCCAAGACCGGGGACTGAAACCACAAAGAAAACTCTGGTTAAAGAATATGAAAAAATGGTAACAGATGTACTGGGTCGTTGTGTTGCTATCGGTATTCCCGGAATTCAGATTGAGCTGGAACACGTTTATCAGATGACCAAAAACCCGGACTGGGGCGGTGAAATTGCTGCCGCTACCAAGCATCTACAGGAGGAATATCATCGCAAATATGGCCTGAAAAGCGCCATCAGGGCAACTATTGCAGATTACCGCAAGCCTGATGAAGAGGATATCAGAAACTGCGTTGCTCTGGAAAACCAGTTAAAAACCTTCGAAACAAGTGCTGCCGGAGGAGCAGACAATCTGTCCATTGAGTCTGTCGGTGGCAAGGAGATTTCTGACTATACCATTGTCAGGCAGGATATTCGCGGTACATTGTTCGGTATAGGAGTTCTGGGCAGCCGTGACATGGAATTTATGTGGAAAAAAATAGTGGAGATCGCTGATAAATACGGTGTTACACCTGGCGGTGACACGGACTGTGCACAGGCAAACGTAGCCATGTTTATGGCCGGCGGATATCAGGACCGGTCTGTACCGCATACTTTTGCTGCTCTTACCAGGGCTATTTCCGCTGCCCGCAGTCTTGTTGCCTATGAGCAGGGTGCAAAGGGCCCTTCCAAGGACTGCGGTTATGAAGATGTGATTATCAAGGCTATTACCGGTGTGCCGATTGCCATGGAAGGAAAAGCCAGTGCCTGTGCGCACAGTGACCTGGTCGGAAACCTGATTGCTGCCTGCTGTGACCTGTGGAGTAATGAAGCTGTTGAATATCATGATATGTTCGGTGGAACAACTGTTGCCGTATTTACCGAAATACTCGGATATGATGTGGCGCTGATGAATACGGCCATTGAGATGGGGCAGGCCAAAATCCTGAGGGATATGATGGTTGAATCGGATAAATACCGTGATACCCACGGATTCATTCTGTGTCCGCAGAATGCTTATGAAATCGGCAAGGCCATTGTGGAAAACAACACGTCATATTATGCCAGGGCACGCGCGGCGGCAATTAAGGCCGGTGAACTGATGCTGAAGGACAGCAAACTGCAGATGTCAGCCTTTGAGAAAGAGTCGCTTGAATCCGCTATGCGTACACTGGAAAGTCTGCCTGAGAAAGAAGAAGACTTCATCAGTGAATGTGCTGATATCTACAAGAAACTGATTCCCGGCTTTTCACTGGCAAACTATGGATTGTAA